In Methylobacterium sp. WL1, the sequence CAAGCGGCTGGCCGGGCGCAACGGGCACGGCAAGGTCTCCTACGGCACGGAGGGCGGGCTGTTCGAGCGGCTGGGCGGCGTGCCGGCGGTGGTGATCGGCCCGGGATCGATCGGCCGGGCCCACAAGGCCGACGAATACGTGACCCGGGACGAGCTCGCGGCCTGCGCGGACTTCGTCCGGCGGCTGATCCGGGACTGCCGGGTCTGAGAGGCTTCGACGTCTGGCGCGGCCTTCGACGCGCGTCGTCTACGAAGGGTCCACGACGTCTGCGGCGGTCCGGCCACCCCGCGTGGCATCCTGCGAAGAAACGCCCGCCACGAACGAGAAACCTTTGCGCCGCTCGCGGTTTGGATGGGCGGCGGGCCGCGAGGCCGGATCGGGAATCGGCGAGAAGCGCATGGCCAGCCTCAGCGTCGCGATCGCGTTCGGCGTCCGCCTGCTCCTGGTGCTGCTGTTCCTGCCGTTCAGCGCCCTCGACAAGATTCTCAACTTCAAGGGCGCGGTCGGCCAGGCCCGGCAGGCGGTGCATGCCACCGGGCCGGCGACCCTGCTGATCCTGATCGGGCTCTGCGTCGAGATCGGGATGTCGCTGTGCGTCCTGACCGGCACCGCCGACCGGGCGGCGGCCTTCGTGCTCGCCGGCTATTGCGGCGTCACCGCGCTGCTGTGGAAACAGTTCTGGGCGCCCGGCGACTTCTGGGCAGGCGGCGAGGGCCGCGCGTTGTTCTGGGACTTCTTGAAGAATTTTGCGCTGGCCGGAGGTTTTTTGCTGATCACCTTCGGGACGGGCGCCGGGACGGTCCAGGATTTCTTCGCCGACCCGCTCGCCTCGTCGCACCCCTACGCGGTCCAGGCCCGGCCATAAGATCCGGGATCCCAAAGGACCCATGGCCCTTTGGCGGGGTACTGGGGCGCGCAGCCCCGAGACGTCAGCCCTGCGGTACGGTGGCGACCATCGAGGGCCGGCCCTCGAACACCGCGTACCAGGCGGCGGTGGCGGGGCGGCCGTCGCGCCAGGCGAGGTCGGGGAAGCGCAGGTCGAGGTAGCCGACCGCGCAGGCCAGTGCGACCGTGCCGATATCGAGCGCCGGCATGTCGGCGACCAGGGTCTCGAACCGGTCCAGCGCGGCCGTGATCTTGGCCACCTGCCCGGCCTCCCAGGCCGCCCAGCGCTGCGCCTCCGGGCGTAGGACCCGCTCGTAGCGGGTGAGCAGGGCGGCATCGAGCAGGCCGTCGGCGAGCGCCTGCCGGGTGAGCGCGTCCCAGCGCGCCGGACCCTCGGGGAACAGGCGCGGACCGGCCGACAGGCCGTCGAGATACTCGCAGATCACCCGGCTGTCGTAGAGGACGGTGCCGTCCTCCAGGACGAGGGCCGGGATCTTGCCGAGCGGGTTGTGGGCGGCGACCTCGGGGGAGGGGCCGGTCGGGGAGGCTCCGGCGACGGTGACGGCGATCCTGTCGATCAGCCCGGTCTCGTGGGCCAGCACCAGCACCTTGCGGGCATACGGGGAGGCGGGGGAGTAGAGGAGCTTCATCGGACCGTCCCGGTTCGTGGCGACGCATCTGGTCATGCCACGCAGACCTCGCATCGCTGCCCGCCGGAATCCAGCCCCGTCAGACCTTCCGGGACATCCCGGAGCCGGCATGCACCACCCGGCCCCGCACCCGGCCCCGCACCCGGCCCTGGCGCTTGGACTGCCGGTGCGCCCGCCAGACGAGGATGCCGGTGGCGAGCCGGTCCAGCAGGAGCAGGGACAGGCTGCCGATGATCGCGAGCACGCAGACGGCGCCGATCACGACGCCCCAGATCCCGGGGGCCGGGATGATCATCAGGCACAGCAGGCCGAACACCGCCGCCCCGGGGATCCATCGTGCCATCGTGCCGCCTGTCTTCGATAAGGGTCTCCCCTCTTGGGTGAGGCCCGGAAAAAAGGCATTGATGTATGTTTTAATCTCTATTTGCCGATCGTTATGCTTGAAAGCATGGTTTAAATTCGATCTATTTTTTTAATTACAGATCTCATTCTCGTCTCGAGCCGTTTCGGCTCAACCGAGGCCGCGAGCCGGCCTTCCGGGGAGCGCGCGGGCTGCCCCGGAGCGTGCCGCCAGGGCCAGGGGGCCAGAGCCAGGGCCAGAGCTAGGGCCAGGGCAAGGGCCAGGGGGCAGGGCAGGGGCCTCCGGAGGATTTCGGCGCGCTGGCGGCGCATGACTGCATCGGGATCCTGCGCGGCCGCCGCCTGGGCCGGGCTCGGCCTCGCGGAATTGCCGCTGTGGCTGGCGATCGACGCCCGCGCGGCCGGGCTGCCGGCCGCGCGGGAGCCCTTTACGCCGCCGGGATGAACCGCAGCGTGCCGGCCCGGCGGGTCGGCTGGCCGGTGTCGCTGGTGTGGTTGACCCCGTCCAAGACCGGCACCGCGGGGAAGTCGAACGGGCTGACCCCGTCGAGGCAGGCCACGTTCACGGCGTAGAGGTTTTGGTTCGAGCGCCGCTGGTGGTGGGTGTAGATCCCGCAGCGGGAGCAGAAGAAGTGCTCCGCCGTCCCGGTGTGGAAGCGGTAGCGGGTCAGAGCCTCCGCGCCCGCCAGGATCTCGACCCCGCCGGCCTCCGCCATGGCGACGACGGCGCCGCGCATCCGGCAGTAGGAGCAGGTGCAGCGGCGGATCGAATCGAAGCCGTCGCCGAGGGTCGCCCGGAAGCGCACCGTGCCGCAATGGCACTGGCCGGACCGGATGGCGGCCCGGCTGGTGACTTGGTCGGTCATGGCGCCTGTCCTGTTCCGATCGCCGCCGGGCCCGGTCCGGCCGGGCGCCTGCCTCCGGCGACCGCCCTCGCCGTCGCGCCGGGGGTAGCCCCGGGATCCGGGCCGGACAATCCCTGAAAAGCGCGCGCGTCGCGTGAGGAAAATGCACGCGGGGACCCCCATCCAAGCTGAGCTGCCAGGTTTTCCGCGCTTCCGGGTTTGCCGCGCTTCCGGGTTTGCCGAGGGCAGGGACGCGGATTGCCATCCCGGTGTTTCTTGAATACCTACTAGTTGGTAGGTGGCACGGGCGGTGCCGCCGCGGCAACGGCTCCCGAGAGAGCCGCGTTCGGAGGAACGCCGAGATGGAGAATTGGAACGGCTACCGGGGCGAGCTGATGGCCACGCTGGGTCAGATAGGCCAGATCAGCCCGGACCTGCTGCACGCCCACGATAAGCTGGCCTCGGCCCAGCCGAAGGTGCCGCAGCTCGACGCCAAGACCCGGGAGCTCATCGCCCTCGCGGTGGCGGTGACGACCCGGTGCGACGGCTGCATCGCCTTCCACACCGACGCCGCCCGGAAGGCCGGCGCGACCCAGGAGGAGATGGTCGAGGCGCTGGGCGTCGCCGTCGCGCTGAATGCCGGCGCGGCGTTGGTCTACAGCGCCCGGGCCTTCGACGCCTTCACGCGCGATCCGGGCTGAGCGGCCCGCGACCGGGGTGCCCCCGCGCTGCCGCGGGGCACCCCGGACCCGGCCGTCGCGCGCCCTATCCCGCCACGTCGAGGCTGCGGGCCTCGCTCACGAGGTGATAGAACCGGCCGTCGAACATCTGCATCACCGCCTCGGTGGCGGCGTGGGATTCCGGCCGGATCGACGAGGCCAGGCAGGCGTCGAGCGCCGCCTGATCGGGAAAATCCATCTCCAGGATCATGGCGATCGGCCGCGCGTCGGCATCCTTGGAGACCAGGCGCTGCACCCGCACCGCTGTGACCCCCGGGAAGCGCCGCCAGAACGGCTCCAGCTCGTCCCGGACCCGGCGGAAGAACGCATCGTCCTGGCCGTCGCGCACCGTGCCCTCGTAGATCGCGGTCCTGGTCAGCATCGGGCGTCTCCCCACGTTTCGAGCGGTCAACCGGCCAGCGCCGGGTTCGCTCCCGCCGGGTGACAGCGCGGCCGCGCTGTCCGTCCGGGCG encodes:
- a CDS encoding glutathione S-transferase; translation: MKLLYSPASPYARKVLVLAHETGLIDRIAVTVAGASPTGPSPEVAAHNPLGKIPALVLEDGTVLYDSRVICEYLDGLSAGPRLFPEGPARWDALTRQALADGLLDAALLTRYERVLRPEAQRWAAWEAGQVAKITAALDRFETLVADMPALDIGTVALACAVGYLDLRFPDLAWRDGRPATAAWYAVFEGRPSMVATVPQG
- a CDS encoding DoxX family membrane protein; amino-acid sequence: MASLSVAIAFGVRLLLVLLFLPFSALDKILNFKGAVGQARQAVHATGPATLLILIGLCVEIGMSLCVLTGTADRAAAFVLAGYCGVTALLWKQFWAPGDFWAGGEGRALFWDFLKNFALAGGFLLITFGTGAGTVQDFFADPLASSHPYAVQARP
- a CDS encoding carboxymuconolactone decarboxylase family protein yields the protein MENWNGYRGELMATLGQIGQISPDLLHAHDKLASAQPKVPQLDAKTRELIALAVAVTTRCDGCIAFHTDAARKAGATQEEMVEALGVAVALNAGAALVYSARAFDAFTRDPG
- a CDS encoding GFA family protein, yielding MTDQVTSRAAIRSGQCHCGTVRFRATLGDGFDSIRRCTCSYCRMRGAVVAMAEAGGVEILAGAEALTRYRFHTGTAEHFFCSRCGIYTHHQRRSNQNLYAVNVACLDGVSPFDFPAVPVLDGVNHTSDTGQPTRRAGTLRFIPAA